One region of Mucilaginibacter gotjawali genomic DNA includes:
- a CDS encoding PAS domain-containing sensor histidine kinase encodes MSNSRSNKHDFSELRKKAEEKLRQSPAKTAAGEIEHELNVHEIELRMQNMELLETQEKLNAALLEYSELFELSPVGYFILDKNGIIEKVNERGTVQLGLEKAGLLGKPFSSFLYTEIDQDNFYRHKNLAIEEGTLQRLECEIKKKDGSVFSAFVKSKVIKGEKLEFKHLLSIVTDISGIKEHEHLVEMQLIKSEELNAMKSRFISMASHEFRTPLSAVLSSTSLIEQYLQNGEADKTKRHLTRIKSSIRTLVSILDEFLSIEKLESGKVEIQRSIFDLTEFCNDLIEEVHAIRKKGQVIHYHHAGDNEVNEDRNIIQHILINLLSNACKYSGEEKEINLFTNISDHNILLIVKDHGIGIPEAEQQNVFSRFFRAHNTGNMEGTGLGLTVVKRYVELLNGTINFTSRQNEGTTFTVELPRSQMPF; translated from the coding sequence ATGAGTAATTCCCGGTCAAACAAACATGATTTTTCGGAGCTGCGAAAAAAAGCGGAAGAAAAATTAAGGCAAAGCCCGGCAAAAACAGCTGCGGGCGAAATTGAGCATGAACTTAATGTGCATGAGATCGAACTCCGGATGCAAAACATGGAGCTGCTTGAAACGCAGGAAAAACTAAATGCAGCCCTTTTAGAATATTCCGAATTATTTGAACTATCACCGGTTGGTTATTTTATTTTAGACAAAAATGGCATTATAGAAAAAGTAAATGAAAGGGGCACCGTTCAGTTAGGGCTTGAAAAAGCCGGTTTGCTCGGAAAGCCCTTTTCTTCATTTCTTTATACTGAAATTGACCAGGATAATTTTTACCGGCACAAAAACCTCGCCATTGAAGAAGGAACGTTGCAACGATTGGAATGTGAAATAAAGAAAAAGGATGGTTCCGTTTTTTCTGCCTTCGTAAAGTCAAAGGTGATAAAGGGGGAAAAACTCGAATTCAAACATTTACTTTCAATAGTGACCGACATATCGGGAATAAAGGAACATGAACACCTGGTGGAGATGCAACTCATCAAATCGGAGGAACTGAATGCCATGAAGTCGCGTTTTATAAGTATGGCTTCCCACGAATTTCGTACACCATTGTCTGCTGTATTATCAAGCACTTCACTTATTGAGCAATATTTGCAAAATGGAGAGGCAGATAAAACAAAAAGGCATTTAACCAGGATAAAATCATCGATCAGAACATTGGTATCTATCCTTGATGAATTTCTCTCTATTGAAAAACTGGAAAGCGGCAAAGTGGAAATCCAAAGAAGTATTTTCGACCTTACCGAATTTTGTAATGACCTGATAGAGGAGGTACATGCCATCAGGAAAAAAGGCCAGGTAATTCATTATCATCATGCCGGGGACAACGAAGTAAACGAAGACCGGAATATAATACAGCATATATTGATTAACCTGCTTTCAAATGCCTGCAAATATTCGGGGGAAGAAAAGGAGATCAATCTATTCACCAATATAAGTGATCATAACATACTTTTAATAGTTAAAGATCATGGAATAGGTATCCCGGAGGCCGAACAGCAAAATGTTTTCTCCCGGTTCTTCCGTGCGCATAATACAGGTAATATGGAGGGGACCGGCCTGGGGCTTACTGTCGTTAAACGATATGTGGAGTTGTTAAACGGAACAATTAATTTTACCAGCCGGCAAAATGAAGGGACAACTTTTACGGTTGAGCTTCCGCGAAGTCAAATGCCATTTTAA
- a CDS encoding cellulase family glycosylhydrolase, protein MKKTSNYLLCLLAIIGLTRCGKQQIPNPAVKPLISKNNSNSLASYPSWNTNPIAPDQTGMTSTAAQIAANINLGINIGNTMEAINNENGWGNPNITQALIDTYKQRGFNAIRIPCNWDWSHIINTSTEQIDPAWLARVQAVVQYCINDGLYVILNIHYDGGWLQSNCTTAAQASVNAKQKALWEQIATQLRGFDQHLMFASANEPDVSDATGESVLLSYHQTFINAVRSTGGHNSYRTLVIQGPGTDITKTNNLMNTLPTDAASSRLMVEVHYYTPYNFCLMNSDASWGKMFYYWGSGYHTTFDPTRNATYGEESDMNTWFGQMKTKFVNNGIPVVMGEFGAWRRGISGDSLTFNAASVAYWNNYLVHTALANGMLPFLWDTGSIINRSNYSVQDQQQLASLTQGTQNGSSQTFQVGGVYQILNRYSFKPLEIWGWGTANGSTADQWDYAAGQNQQFKVISGSNGHYLLIPMHAQSRCLEVLNWSGSNGATVDIWDYSGTGGNNQNWSIQATDNGYYKILNANSGKALEVSLGSNAATPLRNGTSVDQYDYSGGKNQQWAFVKI, encoded by the coding sequence ATGAAGAAAACATCAAACTATCTTTTATGCCTCCTTGCAATCATCGGGTTGACAAGATGCGGTAAGCAACAAATTCCCAATCCGGCCGTTAAACCGCTTATTTCAAAAAATAACAGTAATTCACTGGCGTCGTACCCGAGTTGGAACACCAACCCGATTGCGCCCGATCAAACGGGTATGACCAGTACAGCAGCTCAAATCGCTGCAAACATCAATTTGGGGATTAATATTGGTAATACAATGGAAGCCATAAACAACGAAAACGGGTGGGGTAATCCCAATATTACCCAGGCACTCATTGATACCTACAAACAAAGGGGTTTTAATGCCATACGCATCCCTTGTAATTGGGATTGGTCGCATATTATTAACACATCTACTGAGCAAATAGACCCGGCCTGGCTCGCCCGAGTGCAGGCTGTTGTGCAATATTGCATTAACGATGGCCTGTATGTGATATTAAATATACATTATGATGGCGGATGGTTGCAAAGCAATTGTACCACGGCTGCACAAGCTTCAGTTAATGCTAAACAAAAAGCACTTTGGGAGCAAATTGCCACACAACTGCGTGGTTTTGACCAGCATTTGATGTTTGCCAGCGCGAACGAACCCGATGTAAGCGATGCTACCGGCGAGAGTGTTCTGCTTTCTTATCATCAAACGTTTATTAATGCGGTTAGGTCAACCGGCGGGCACAACAGTTACCGCACTTTGGTTATCCAGGGCCCGGGCACCGATATTACAAAAACAAATAACCTGATGAATACTTTGCCCACCGATGCGGCATCTAGTCGTTTGATGGTGGAAGTACATTACTATACCCCTTATAACTTTTGTTTAATGAACAGCGATGCTTCATGGGGCAAAATGTTTTACTACTGGGGTTCTGGGTATCACACCACCTTCGATCCTACGCGCAATGCTACCTATGGTGAAGAGTCGGACATGAATACATGGTTCGGGCAGATGAAGACTAAGTTCGTTAATAACGGCATCCCGGTAGTAATGGGCGAATTTGGAGCGTGGCGCCGCGGCATTTCGGGAGATTCTTTAACATTCAATGCTGCTTCCGTGGCATATTGGAATAATTATCTTGTACACACTGCTTTGGCTAACGGCATGCTTCCATTTTTATGGGATACCGGTTCAATCATTAACAGGTCCAACTACTCGGTACAAGATCAACAACAGTTAGCGTCCCTCACACAAGGCACACAAAACGGATCGTCCCAAACATTCCAGGTTGGTGGCGTTTACCAAATTCTTAACAGGTACAGCTTTAAGCCTTTAGAGATCTGGGGTTGGGGTACTGCTAACGGCTCGACTGCAGACCAATGGGATTACGCCGCTGGTCAAAATCAGCAGTTCAAAGTCATTAGCGGCAGTAACGGTCACTACCTGTTAATACCTATGCACGCTCAATCCAGGTGTTTGGAAGTATTAAATTGGTCTGGTTCTAACGGTGCTACCGTGGATATCTGGGATTATTCGGGTACAGGCGGTAACAATCAAAACTGGTCAATTCAGGCAACCGATAATGGTTACTATAAGATTCTCAACGCAAATAGCGGAAAGGCTCTTGAAGTTTCACTGGGAAGCAATGCGGCGACTCCGCTCAGAAATGGAACTTCGGTTGATCAATACGATTACAGTGGCGGTAAAAACCAGCAATGGGCATTTGTGAAAATATAG
- a CDS encoding chemotaxis protein CheB yields MKKATNHTESKKMAASQPADTSPHQQSAAFVVGIGASAGGLEALKILFDHMPPDSGMAFVIVQHLDPTHRSMLTDLISPHTKMMVKEIINGTTVKPDCVYVIPPDRELAISEQRLFLAAMPDERIKRRPIDSFFRSLAEDLKENAIGIILSGTGTEGTLGLKEIKAAGGLAIVQDPETALFDGMPRSAITARVADYIMPPGKIPEKLLDYINKKQNNDGRIVSGPPDLVENDLKGIFQAIRTQTGYDFTNYKTNTIARRISKRIALNGFNAVEDYTKFLQDHPNEITKLYKDFLIGVTSFFRDKEVFNSFEKKAVPHLLEKCRDRQELRAWICGCSTGEEAYSLAIILKEALEKNRQYLKVTIFASDIDDEAIEFARNGIYNESALADVSPERLAQYFVKKENGYQPKKEIREMVVFAHHNLIKDPPFSKMDLISCRNLLIYIKGDLQKKVIPVFHYSLNTDGLLLLGTSESIGEHGDLFTPIDAKHKIFKKKNINSRKPYPIFDLPFVERKLDVKKQDMSSVVSKITRVSDIAEKLLAEPSQPPSVIIDMNNDALYFSGNTGIYLAPPDGVANWNILEMAKKGLRTVLEKAIKKHALPKRPLKKIALR; encoded by the coding sequence GTGAAGAAAGCAACAAATCATACCGAATCAAAAAAAATGGCGGCATCACAACCGGCCGATACTTCTCCTCATCAACAGTCTGCTGCTTTTGTTGTGGGTATCGGCGCCTCTGCCGGGGGCCTGGAAGCTCTAAAGATACTTTTTGACCATATGCCGCCTGACAGCGGGATGGCCTTCGTTATCGTTCAGCATCTTGATCCTACCCATAGGAGCATGCTGACCGATCTGATTTCCCCTCATACAAAAATGATGGTTAAAGAGATCATCAATGGTACCACCGTAAAGCCGGACTGTGTTTATGTCATTCCGCCTGACAGGGAATTAGCCATTTCGGAACAACGGCTATTCCTGGCAGCGATGCCGGACGAACGGATCAAACGCAGACCGATCGATTCGTTTTTTCGGTCATTAGCCGAAGATCTGAAAGAAAATGCCATTGGCATTATCCTCTCGGGTACCGGCACGGAAGGCACATTGGGGTTAAAAGAAATAAAGGCGGCGGGCGGCCTGGCTATTGTGCAGGATCCTGAAACCGCCCTGTTTGACGGCATGCCACGCAGCGCTATTACCGCCAGGGTGGCTGATTATATTATGCCCCCCGGAAAAATACCCGAAAAACTACTTGACTATATCAATAAAAAGCAGAACAACGATGGCAGGATAGTATCCGGCCCGCCGGATTTGGTTGAAAACGACTTAAAGGGAATCTTTCAGGCTATCCGCACACAAACAGGGTATGACTTTACCAATTATAAAACAAATACCATTGCCCGCAGAATAAGCAAACGAATTGCGCTTAACGGATTCAACGCCGTGGAGGATTATACGAAGTTTCTGCAGGACCATCCCAATGAAATAACCAAACTATATAAGGACTTTTTGATCGGTGTTACCTCGTTTTTCAGGGACAAAGAGGTTTTTAATAGTTTTGAAAAAAAGGCTGTTCCGCATTTGCTGGAGAAATGCCGCGACAGGCAAGAACTAAGGGCATGGATATGTGGCTGTTCAACCGGCGAAGAAGCTTATTCATTAGCCATAATACTTAAAGAGGCGCTTGAAAAAAACAGGCAATATTTAAAGGTAACCATATTTGCTTCGGACATTGATGATGAAGCGATTGAATTTGCGAGGAACGGCATTTATAATGAAAGCGCACTGGCAGATGTTTCGCCCGAACGTTTGGCACAATATTTTGTAAAAAAAGAAAACGGGTACCAGCCTAAGAAAGAAATACGCGAAATGGTGGTGTTTGCCCATCATAATTTAATAAAAGACCCCCCATTTTCAAAAATGGACCTGATCAGCTGCCGCAACCTTTTGATATACATTAAAGGCGACTTGCAAAAAAAAGTGATCCCGGTATTTCATTACAGCTTAAACACCGACGGGCTGTTGCTGCTAGGAACTTCTGAAAGCATTGGCGAGCATGGCGATTTGTTTACCCCTATTGATGCCAAACACAAAATATTCAAAAAGAAGAATATAAATTCCCGTAAACCATACCCAATATTTGATTTGCCTTTTGTTGAACGAAAATTAGATGTAAAAAAGCAGGATATGTCATCCGTAGTTTCTAAAATAACGCGCGTGTCCGATATTGCCGAAAAGCTGTTAGCTGAACCGTCACAGCCTCCTTCGGTCATTATTGACATGAATAACGATGCCCTTTATTTTTCGGGCAATACGGGCATATACCTGGCGCCGCCTGATGGTGTAGCCAATTGGAACATCCTTGAAATGGCAAAAAAAGGATTGAGGACCGTTTTGGAAAAAGCGATAAAAAAGCACGCACTACCAAAGCGTCCGTTAAAAAAAATAGCGTTGAGGTAA
- a CDS encoding AraC family transcriptional regulator: MHSMILYFDRDLICRFANNACEDWFKTKPIDIIDKRNLADLFGIDYLIKTRAFNKEILEGREQVFKIDIQTRLREVRSAIVTYSPDNASGEIEGFYAHIVDVSSLNNQSFVIDLNGVEISRQYLDGRYKQLGEVVAFLKGNLTTEFPGIPELAKKILISESKLKRDFKANYGTTIFDYYRHLQMELAEKYINEKKASKKQMAILLNFSNPSNFSVCFRKYLNEKNSLTRNAASEKANNKSYRIFVAQLPVAAAMFDNELMFMVASEKWLDDNQLQPTEIKDKSLFEIFPSISTKYKKKLWQCLDDISNHNTPVYLMIEQDPLKQVRWNVSTWINENSGIGGLIICS; the protein is encoded by the coding sequence GTGCATTCGATGATATTATATTTTGATAGAGATTTGATTTGCCGTTTTGCAAACAACGCCTGTGAAGATTGGTTTAAAACCAAACCAATTGACATCATCGATAAAAGAAATCTTGCCGACCTTTTTGGAATAGATTACCTGATAAAAACCCGGGCCTTTAATAAAGAAATACTGGAAGGCAGGGAGCAGGTTTTTAAAATTGACATTCAAACCCGTTTACGGGAGGTAAGGAGTGCTATTGTAACCTATTCCCCGGATAATGCAAGCGGGGAAATAGAAGGATTTTATGCCCATATAGTTGATGTATCCTCGTTAAACAATCAGTCGTTCGTTATTGATTTAAACGGGGTTGAAATCAGCAGGCAATATTTAGATGGCAGATATAAACAGCTGGGTGAAGTAGTGGCATTTTTGAAGGGAAACCTAACCACTGAATTTCCGGGCATACCCGAACTTGCAAAAAAAATATTAATATCCGAATCGAAGCTTAAACGTGATTTTAAAGCAAACTACGGAACAACCATATTTGACTATTACCGGCACCTACAAATGGAACTTGCCGAAAAATATATTAATGAAAAAAAGGCCAGCAAGAAACAAATGGCGATTTTGCTCAATTTTAGTAATCCATCCAATTTCTCTGTTTGTTTCCGAAAATATCTAAACGAAAAAAATAGCCTGACAAGAAATGCTGCTTCTGAAAAAGCAAACAACAAAAGTTATCGCATTTTTGTGGCTCAATTGCCGGTAGCCGCAGCGATGTTTGATAATGAATTAATGTTTATGGTTGCATCTGAAAAATGGTTGGATGATAACCAATTACAACCCACTGAAATAAAAGACAAAAGCTTATTCGAGATTTTTCCGTCTATCAGTACAAAATACAAAAAAAAGCTCTGGCAATGCCTGGACGATATTTCAAACCACAACACCCCGGTTTATTTAATGATTGAACAGGATCCGTTAAAGCAGGTACGATGGAATGTGAGTACATGGATCAATGAAAACAGCGGGATTGGCGGCCTGATTATTTGTTCCTGA
- a CDS encoding PAS domain-containing protein, whose protein sequence is MGSNGIQAVNLNVKPLLTKEYDSGTLMIIFEPAAAKKTKSKQSTGNSGSRKHRNSDLENELKITRGDLQTAINDLETSNEDLQSANEELQSTNEELETSREELQSLNEELITVNTELTGKIDQLSQANNDLNNLLRSIEVATVYLDRTLKVKRFTPAATKIFNLIPSDIDRPLTQLSINLHYKTLADDVTHALKTLEAKALEVSATDGAWYYMRIIPYRTAENIIEGVLITLVDITTQKTVEQNLAKSNEHLNLVMENLPAVPYTCTTEPDLGFSFVGKSCEKVTGFLPEQFTGNPSFWINRLHPDDKKKTLDAYANISKKGNDDQTFRWKCADGKYKQFINFIRYAAAETGKPPYVAGVWQETLTPRPLKNKNQL, encoded by the coding sequence ATGGGGAGCAACGGAATTCAGGCTGTTAATCTAAATGTTAAACCCCTGCTTACCAAGGAATATGACTCAGGCACCTTGATGATTATTTTTGAACCCGCAGCCGCAAAAAAAACAAAAAGTAAACAAAGCACAGGTAATTCCGGAAGCAGAAAGCACAGGAACAGTGATCTTGAAAATGAACTGAAAATAACACGCGGGGATTTGCAGACAGCCATCAATGATTTGGAAACTTCCAATGAGGACTTGCAGAGCGCCAATGAAGAACTGCAGAGCACCAACGAAGAACTGGAAACGTCAAGAGAAGAACTGCAGTCGTTAAATGAAGAATTAATTACGGTTAATACGGAGCTCACCGGCAAAATCGATCAGCTCTCGCAAGCCAATAATGATTTGAACAACCTGCTCCGGAGCATAGAAGTGGCAACCGTATACCTTGACAGAACGTTAAAAGTAAAAAGATTTACGCCGGCCGCCACAAAGATATTTAACCTGATCCCATCGGATATTGACAGGCCGCTTACGCAATTATCCATTAACCTGCACTACAAAACCCTTGCGGACGATGTTACCCATGCACTCAAAACACTGGAGGCAAAAGCCCTGGAAGTAAGCGCTACTGACGGCGCCTGGTATTACATGCGGATTATCCCCTACCGGACAGCGGAAAATATTATTGAAGGCGTATTGATTACGCTGGTTGATATCACCACTCAAAAAACGGTTGAACAAAATCTGGCAAAAAGCAACGAACACCTTAACCTGGTGATGGAAAACTTGCCTGCTGTACCTTATACCTGTACAACAGAACCTGACCTCGGATTTAGTTTTGTCGGTAAAAGCTGCGAAAAAGTCACCGGCTTTTTGCCGGAACAATTCACCGGGAACCCCTCATTCTGGATCAACCGGTTACACCCGGATGATAAAAAGAAAACACTTGACGCCTACGCCAATATTTCAAAAAAAGGCAATGACGACCAAACGTTCCGGTGGAAATGTGCCGATGGAAAATACAAACAGTTTATTAATTTTATAAGGTATGCCGCGGCGGAAACCGGGAAACCGCCTTACGTTGCGGGCGTTTGGCAGGAAACGTTAACGCCCCGGCCTTTGAAAAATAAAAATCAACTTTAG
- a CDS encoding glycoside hydrolase family 31 protein, protein MKIIFMNQPSAGIKKKMTNKLNKPVFMVNNKLTFRYGLSKILTAVLLLLIINTTAAMASVISYKKEANGLLLKLDKGLMKVTVCKDDIIEVKYTIFDSFTTRPSLIVNAKWGLPVFKVSENKNQVTIITSKLKVVINKATNNVSYEDVYGKELTSEDNKSITPAAIAGISTWNISSQFNSPKDEALFGLGCHPTDTGSINYKGRNQDLAIKYLTGAVPVLLSTRGYGLMWDNYSASNFYGAEAGNTKFKYVSESGRQVDYYFFYGPGFDQIINLYRTATGKAPMFAKWAFGLFQSQDRYMSQDEILSVKDNYRNNYIPVDVIVQDWYYWDPYPIGSHVMNPARYPDPKKLIDELHKSNIHGMISIWPLFGKGTKDFDTVQKMGGLTSITWDNIVTHTFDSYYDAHNPKARELYWDMARDSLIKRYGWDAWWVDQCEPDNGALLDERRKSDFWTGKGIDYFNTYSLEHSTGIYQGWRRDIPNKRAFFLLRQSFAGEQRNAAALWSSDISCTFEAFKSQVPQGINACSSGIPYWTSDIGGYHYNWKVPDWSKPDFRELFTRWFQFGAFCPIMRIHGKGERAIFSKNWDEGTRSILLKYDKLRYRLLPYIYSLAAKTTLDSYTMMRSLAFDFRNDTNVYKIPDQYMFGPAFLVNPVTEKGATGRNVYLPKSIAWYDFWTGEKVSGGKTIDAAAPIDKMPLYIKAGSIIPMGPDVEYATQKTNRVIELRIYPGADGKFTFYEDENDNYNYEKGQYATFTLTWNDQQKKLSISGTKGTFPGMLKQRTFNIVVVNGKHGSGSVATTNIDETVSYKGKATVVKLW, encoded by the coding sequence ATGAAGATCATTTTTATGAATCAACCTTCGGCCGGGATAAAGAAAAAAATGACCAATAAACTAAATAAACCTGTATTCATGGTAAACAACAAACTAACGTTCAGGTACGGCTTGTCCAAAATTTTAACTGCCGTGCTATTGCTCTTAATTATTAACACTACTGCGGCTATGGCCTCTGTAATATCCTACAAAAAAGAGGCAAACGGATTATTATTAAAATTAGATAAAGGCCTTATGAAGGTTACTGTTTGCAAGGATGATATCATCGAAGTAAAATATACTATTTTTGATAGTTTTACCACCAGGCCGTCCCTTATTGTAAATGCAAAATGGGGCCTCCCTGTTTTTAAGGTTTCAGAAAATAAAAACCAGGTTACTATCATCACCTCAAAGTTGAAGGTGGTAATAAACAAAGCTACTAACAACGTTAGCTATGAAGATGTTTACGGTAAAGAGCTCACCTCCGAAGATAATAAAAGCATTACGCCGGCTGCCATAGCCGGCATAAGCACCTGGAATATAAGCTCCCAATTCAATTCACCCAAAGACGAGGCGCTTTTTGGGTTGGGCTGCCACCCAACCGACACGGGCTCCATTAACTATAAAGGCCGGAACCAGGACCTGGCTATAAAATACCTTACCGGGGCCGTTCCTGTGCTGCTATCCACCCGGGGCTATGGCCTGATGTGGGATAATTATTCGGCGTCAAACTTTTATGGCGCCGAAGCAGGCAATACGAAATTTAAATACGTATCCGAAAGTGGCAGGCAGGTTGATTATTACTTTTTTTACGGCCCGGGTTTCGACCAGATCATCAACCTGTACCGCACCGCCACCGGCAAAGCCCCCATGTTTGCCAAATGGGCATTCGGGCTGTTCCAGTCGCAGGACAGGTATATGAGCCAGGACGAAATTCTCTCGGTAAAAGACAACTACCGGAATAACTACATCCCGGTGGATGTAATTGTACAGGATTGGTATTATTGGGACCCATATCCTATCGGCTCTCATGTGATGAACCCGGCACGCTATCCCGATCCCAAAAAACTGATCGATGAGCTGCATAAAAGTAATATCCATGGCATGATCTCCATATGGCCGCTGTTTGGTAAAGGCACTAAAGACTTTGATACTGTACAAAAAATGGGCGGCTTAACCAGTATTACCTGGGACAACATTGTTACCCATACTTTCGACAGCTATTACGATGCCCACAACCCAAAGGCCCGTGAACTATATTGGGATATGGCCCGTGATAGCCTGATTAAAAGGTATGGCTGGGATGCATGGTGGGTTGATCAGTGCGAACCGGACAATGGCGCTTTATTGGATGAGCGCCGCAAAAGTGATTTCTGGACAGGGAAGGGGATCGACTATTTCAATACTTATTCGCTGGAACATTCAACAGGCATTTACCAGGGCTGGCGACGGGATATCCCAAACAAAAGGGCGTTCTTTTTACTAAGGCAATCCTTTGCGGGTGAGCAGCGCAATGCCGCAGCGCTTTGGTCATCCGATATTTCCTGCACGTTTGAAGCGTTTAAAAGCCAGGTACCCCAGGGTATTAATGCTTGTTCTTCGGGCATTCCTTACTGGACGTCAGATATTGGCGGATACCATTACAACTGGAAAGTTCCTGATTGGTCAAAACCGGATTTCAGGGAACTGTTTACCCGCTGGTTCCAGTTTGGTGCATTTTGCCCTATTATGCGCATCCATGGTAAGGGTGAGCGGGCCATATTTTCAAAAAACTGGGATGAAGGAACAAGGTCAATCCTTTTGAAATATGATAAGTTGCGTTATCGCTTGTTGCCTTATATCTATTCACTGGCGGCAAAAACAACCCTGGATAGCTATACCATGATGCGCTCGCTGGCATTTGATTTCAGGAACGACACCAATGTTTACAAAATACCTGATCAGTATATGTTCGGACCTGCATTTTTGGTTAACCCGGTTACCGAAAAAGGAGCAACAGGAAGAAATGTTTATTTGCCAAAGTCAATTGCCTGGTACGACTTCTGGACGGGAGAAAAGGTAAGCGGGGGTAAAACTATTGACGCAGCTGCTCCGATAGATAAGATGCCTTTATATATAAAAGCCGGTTCTATCATCCCGATGGGCCCCGATGTGGAATATGCTACCCAAAAAACCAACAGAGTTATTGAACTGCGCATTTACCCGGGCGCCGACGGCAAGTTTACCTTTTACGAGGACGAAAACGATAATTACAATTATGAAAAAGGACAGTATGCCACCTTTACATTAACCTGGAACGACCAGCAGAAAAAACTAAGCATATCAGGTACTAAAGGGACGTTTCCGGGTATGTTAAAGCAGCGTACTTTCAATATTGTTGTGGTTAACGGCAAACATGGTTCAGGCTCAGTAGCTACGACGAATATTGACGAAACAGTTAGCTATAAGGGTAAAGCAACCGTGGTAAAATTGTGGTGA